GCGGCCCGCGGTGCTCGCGTGGACCGACCTGCTCAGCGGCGTCGGCGCCGAGCTGACCCGCGCGCTCGCCGCGTCCCTCGGGCTGGCCGAGGACCACTTCGACGCGCTGTTCGCCGGTGACCCGCACTGGTTCGGCAAGGTCATCCGCTACGTCGGCGGGGCCGGGGACGCCCAGGGCGTCGGCCCGCACGCCGACTGGGGCTTCCTCACGCTGCTGCTCCAGGACGGCACGGGCGGGCTGCAGGCGCGCCTGCCGCGGACGCGGGAGTGGGTGGACGTGCCGCCGCTGCCCGGCGCGCTCGTCGTCAACGTCGGGGAGATGCTGGAGGTCGCCACGCACGGCTACCTCGCCGCCACCGTGCACCGGGTGCTGCCGTGCGCGCCGGGCGGTACGCGTCAGTCGGTCGGGTTCTTCTGGTCCCCGCGCCTGGACGCCGTGCTGGAGCCGGTCCCCCTGCCGCCCGCGCTCGCGGCCGAGGCGCCGGGCGTCACCGAGACCGAGCACAACGCCCTGCTCCCCCGGTTCGGCGACAACGCCCTGAAGGGCTGGTTCCGCTCCCACCCCGAGGTGGCGGCGCGGCACCACCCGGACCTGGTGGGGGCGCTGGGACGCTGACCGGCCCGCGGGCCGCCCGGCCGGGTCAGCCCAGCGCCTCCCGCAGCCGCGCGTCGCGCGCCCGGCGCTCGGCGCGCAGGGCGAGGGCGCCGTCGAGGTCGACCTCCACGAACCGGGTGCGGGTGCCGGGGGCCGACTGCGCCACCACGTCGAGGTCGCCGGACAGGACCGTCGCCACCATCATGTAGCCGCCGCCGGACACCGCGTCGCGGTGCAGCACGATCGGCTCGACGCTGCCCGGCACCTGGATCGAGCCGATCGGGTACGGGGCGTCGACGATGTTGGACGGGTCCTGCCCCGCCCCGAACGGCGGCTCCCGGTCGACGGTCTCCAGCTCGGCGCCGGAGTAGCGGAAGCCGATGCGGTCGGCGACCGGCGTGAGCTTCCAGGTGGTGTCCAGGAACGTCGCGCGACCGCCCGCGGTGAGGCGGTGGTCGTAGAGGCCCATCATCACGCGGACCTCGACGTCCTTGGAGTACGTCGTCCGCAGGTCCTCGGGCACCGAGCGCCCGGCCGACCCGGACCCGGAGCCGACGGGGAGCACATCGCCCGCGGCCAGCGGACGGCCGGAGAACCCGCCCAGCGCGCCGAGCCCGTAGGTGGAGCGGCTGCCCAGCACCACCGGCACGTCGACGCCGCCGGAGACCGCGACGTAGGCCCGCGCGCCGCCGGTGAGGTAGGCGAAGGACAGCACGTCCCCGGCGTCGACGGCGAAGGACTCCCACTGCGGGCGCTCCTCCCCGTTGACCTTCGGCACCATCGCCGCGCCCGTCACGGCGACGACCGCGGCCTCGGAGAACACCAGCTCCGGGCCCATGTAGACGCACTCGAGCACGGCGTCGCCCTCGGCGTTGCCGACGAGCAGGTTGGCCGCGCGCAGCGAGTACTGGTCGAGCGCGCCCGACGGCGGGATGCCCAGGTCGTAGTAGCCGGTGCGGCCGGCGTCCTGCACCGTGGTCGACAGACCGGGCTTGCGCACCTCGATCGTCATGCGAGCACCTCCAGCAGGCGGGCGTTGTAGCCGTCGGGGTCGTCGAGGAACGGGGCCAGCGCGAACTCCACCGGCGCCTGCCGGATGCGGAACGTGCCCGCCTCCACCTCGGCCAGCCGGGCGTCGTACTCGTCGCGGTCGATCGGCCGGAACTTCACGATGTCGCCGGGGCGGAAGAACACCATGAAGTCGGTGAAGTCCGGGAGCGACTGCGTGGGGTCGTAGATCGGCGCGGGGGTGATGCCGAACATCTGGTACCCGCCGGCACCGCGGACGGAGTAGATGCAGGAGAAGCAGCCGCCGTAGCCGACGGTCTGCTTCGGGGTGTCGGTGCGCGGGCGCAGGTACTTCGGCACGACGATCTGCCGGTCCCGGGGCACCATCTGGTACTTGAACGGCAGGCCCGCGACGAAGCCGACCATCGAGGTGAACCACGGCGACCCGGAGTGCGCGGCGATGAACTCGTCCTCGGAGGCGTAGCCGTTGATGCGCGCGGCGTAGGAGATGTCGGTGCCGTCGGGGTCCTGGTGGCGGTCGCGGAACCGCATGAGGGTCTCGGTGGTCCACGGGTCGCGGTAGAGCACCGGGATCTCCAGGACGCGGGTGGGCAGCGCGACGTCGGACGCGTCGCCCACCTGCTCCTCCAGCGCCTGGAGCTGCGCCATCAGGGTGTGCGGGTCGAGCACGTCGGGGTCGTAGCGCACCTGGTAGGAGGCGTTGGCCGGACAGATGTCGACCAGCCCGTCGGGGCGCTGCTCGCGCAGGGCGTTCGTGATCGCCATCGCCCGGAAGTTGGCTTGCAGGCTCATCTCCTCGGCGAGCTCGACGAAGACGAACTCGTCGCCGCCCCAGCTGTAGCGCGCGCTCATAGCCACTCCTCCAGCGTTCCGGTGTGGAACTCCCCCGCGGCGAACCACGGCTCGTCCAGCAGTGCGCGGTGCATCGACGTCGTCGTCGGCACCCCCTCGACCTCCAGCTCGGCCAGCGCGCGGCGCGAGCGGCGGATCGCCTCGTCGCGGTCGGCGCCCCACACGATGACCTTGGCCAGCAGCGAGTCGTAGTACGGCGAGACGGCCGAGTCGGGCTCCAGCCAGGTGTCGCTGCGCACCCACGGCCCGGCCGGGAGGTGCACCCGCCCGACCTTCCCGGGCTGCGGCAGGAACCCCTTGTCGGGGTCCTCGGCGCAGATCCGGAACTCGATCGCGTGCCCGCGCGCCGCGATGTCGTCCTGGGCGAGCCGCAGCGGCTCCCCCGCGGCGATCCGCAGCTGCTCGGCCACCAGGTCGACGCCCGTGACGAGCTCGGTCGTCGGGTGCTCCACCTGGATGCGGGTGTTCATCTCGATGAAGAAGTACTCGCCGGTCTCGTCGTCGACGAGGAACTCGACGGTGCCCGCGCTGCGGTAGCCGCACTCGGTGGCCAGCCGCACCGCGGCCTCGGTCATCGCCGCGCGCACGTCGTCACCGATCCCGGGGGCGGTGGCCTCCTCCACGACCTTCTGCCTGCGGCGCTGCAGCGAGCACT
This sequence is a window from Pseudonocardia petroleophila. Protein-coding genes within it:
- a CDS encoding isopenicillin N synthase family dioxygenase, with product MADPIPVLSLAGSRGPDGRFAPGFLDELRRALHEVGFLQLTGYGAAPGQVDALAAACDRFFALPLADRLALDNRRSPHFRGYTRLGHEITAGHPDAREQLDFAPEQPVRPAGSWDAPFRLLEGPNQWPDALPELRPAVLAWTDLLSGVGAELTRALAASLGLAEDHFDALFAGDPHWFGKVIRYVGGAGDAQGVGPHADWGFLTLLLQDGTGGLQARLPRTREWVDVPPLPGALVVNVGEMLEVATHGYLAATVHRVLPCAPGGTRQSVGFFWSPRLDAVLEPVPLPPALAAEAPGVTETEHNALLPRFGDNALKGWFRSHPEVAARHHPDLVGALGR
- a CDS encoding 5-oxoprolinase subunit B family protein codes for the protein MSARYSWGGDEFVFVELAEEMSLQANFRAMAITNALREQRPDGLVDICPANASYQVRYDPDVLDPHTLMAQLQALEEQVGDASDVALPTRVLEIPVLYRDPWTTETLMRFRDRHQDPDGTDISYAARINGYASEDEFIAAHSGSPWFTSMVGFVAGLPFKYQMVPRDRQIVVPKYLRPRTDTPKQTVGYGGCFSCIYSVRGAGGYQMFGITPAPIYDPTQSLPDFTDFMVFFRPGDIVKFRPIDRDEYDARLAEVEAGTFRIRQAPVEFALAPFLDDPDGYNARLLEVLA
- a CDS encoding biotin-dependent carboxyltransferase family protein — translated: MTIEVRKPGLSTTVQDAGRTGYYDLGIPPSGALDQYSLRAANLLVGNAEGDAVLECVYMGPELVFSEAAVVAVTGAAMVPKVNGEERPQWESFAVDAGDVLSFAYLTGGARAYVAVSGGVDVPVVLGSRSTYGLGALGGFSGRPLAAGDVLPVGSGSGSAGRSVPEDLRTTYSKDVEVRVMMGLYDHRLTAGGRATFLDTTWKLTPVADRIGFRYSGAELETVDREPPFGAGQDPSNIVDAPYPIGSIQVPGSVEPIVLHRDAVSGGGYMMVATVLSGDLDVVAQSAPGTRTRFVEVDLDGALALRAERRARDARLREALG